The DNA segment CCTTCCCGGCGAAGCCGCCCCTGTACATGCCCTGTGGGCCGTAGGCCCCGGGGATGGCCGGCGGCTGGGAGAACACGAGCCGGCCGCCGCCGGCCGACGCTGGATGAACGGGGCGTGGTGCTTGAACCGGCCGCCGTTGTACAGGCGGCAGATGCCCCACCAGACAGGTGTGTCGAGGATGAGCTGGCGGACACCGACGTCGACGAGCCTGCCGACGCCAAGGTGTACGTCGCGGTGCTCGATGGAGCCGAGGACGTACATGACGGCGTTGCCGAGAATGCGCTCGGCCATGTCGCGCACCATCGTGTGGTCGCGCAGGAGCAGGGCGACCTCGCGGTCCCAGATGCTCATGCCGCTCTCGAGAACGTTGGCGGTGAGTTCGGTGACGTGCGGGGCGACCGCGTTCAGGATCTCGCGTGGATCCCGTGTGGTGGGGACCGCGGGCCGTTCGAGGGTCGTGGTCATGACGATCTCCTTCTGGGAGTCGTGGCGGATGGTGGGCCCGCCTCATGTCCCATGCGCTGGAGGGGAAGGGGGCGGGGTCCTCCTGCGGCATCACGCCCGTCGGGGCGTGCTGGTGCCCGTGCCGCGCTCCGCCTCAGCGGCAGGGCGGTGTCAGGCCGGTTCCAGCCGGAACTTCCGGCGGCAGGTCTCGCAGGCGTAGAGGGCGGCACCAGGCCCTGACGCCTGCTCGATCACGGCGATGAGCAGGCCGGTGATGGTTTCGCCCTGATGCCAGTGGCACCAGGTCGTGGCCATGCGGGGATGGGTGGGCTCACGGTCCGCGGCGCTCGGCCACCTGCCGGTCATGCCCGCTCCACGGTGCTCGCGCCGGTGAGCGTCTCGTAGTGGTCGCACAGCGAGGCCAGTTCGCGCGCAAGGCCCCGAGCGTGCTCCCGCGCGGACACCAGGCCGGCGCCCGGGGACGAGCCCAGGCGCACGCGCGCACTCTGAACGGACAGGAGCGCACGGACACGGCCGCCGTCGTACTCCGGGAAGGCGCGGGCGGCGTCCTCCACCGGAGGGATCAGGACCTGGAGATGGCCTCGCAGCCGGGACGTCAGCTCCGCGAGGTCATCGAACCGGGGCAGCGGTGCGCCGTCGTCGAGCGGTTCGGCAGCGGCCGCGCGCAGCGGTGCGAGATCAAGCGGCCGGAGGCGGGCTTCCTCAGCCGTCAATGGGACGTGTTCGGTCACGTCGGCTCCTTGCAACTCAGCAGCCATGCCCCGGAACCGAGAGCGGTTGACGGAGCTGCCAGGCCATTGAGATTGCCTGGGGAGAGCGGTCCTGGGGAGTGTGCGCGAGGGCTGTGCGTCATTGAGTCGTTCACACACTGTGTGATCGGACCGTCACTAAGCTGGCTTCACTTGGTCACTGAGGGGCAACGTCATGGAACCGAACACCTTGCTTGATGCCCTCTTGGACGAAGCGGGCATGTCACGCGTCGGCCTCGCCGCGCGCGTCAACCACGCCGGCGCTGCACGGGGGAAATCAATGCGCTACGACCACAGCTCAGTAATCCGTTGGCTGAAGGGCCAGCGGCCTCGCGGCACCGTTCCCGACGTCATCGCAACCGTCCTCTCCCATCGGCTGGGCCGCACGGTTTCCCTCGACGACATCGGCATGGGCACTGCGGCGCCCGCTGCTTCGTCGCCGCTCGACGGCTTCGTAGGTCGAGCGATCGCCCTGTGGCGCGGCGACGAACAGCAGCGTGACGACCTCCAGAACGCAACCGTCATCACAGGGCTCCCGGCAGTGGGACCGGTGTGGGAATGGGAGAACCCTCCCGACGACATGGACGTGTCCAGCCGAGGCACCATCCAGGTCGGCCTTCAGGACGTCGACGCATTGCGAGCTGCGCGCCCACTACGAGCAGATGTACCGGAAGACGGGTGGTGTCGCGACACGCGGTCGCGTCCGAAACTTCCTGGTCACCGAGGCCGCACCCCTGTTGCGGGGCAGCTACTCGGATGCGACCGGCCGTGAACTGCACCGGGCAGTCGGAGGCCTCGTAGCCATTGCCGGCATCTGCTCTTACGACTCGAACTCCCAGGGGCTCGCCCAGCGGTACTTTCATCAGGCGCTCAGGCTCGCGAAGGCGAGCGGTGACAGGGCATTCGGCGGGTACGTGGTCGCGCTGCTCGTCAATCAGTCCCTGTACATGGGCGAGTACCGGCAGGCTGTGTCATTCGCCGAGGCAGGCTTGCGCACCGCCGGGACCGCCATGTCTCAGGCCCTGGCCTGCGATCTGCACGCCATGCAGGCCAAGGCGTTCTCCCGCATGGGTGACCAGGCCGCTG comes from the Streptomyces sp. TS71-3 genome and includes:
- a CDS encoding DUF6415 family natural product biosynthesis protein translates to MTEHVPLTAEEARLRPLDLAPLRAAAAEPLDDGAPLPRFDDLAELTSRLRGHLQVLIPPVEDAARAFPEYDGGRVRALLSVQSARVRLGSSPGAGLVSAREHARGLARELASLCDHYETLTGASTVERA